Proteins encoded together in one Salarchaeum sp. JOR-1 window:
- a CDS encoding type II secretion system F family protein: MSGVLDRALYALFGGHADRRRHATDRRRYRGTTASEGFDVYLARLYGASWLAFALVAALAGSLAWLTPLVATVANATGLLTPLVTAALVGSLAGFLAKRGVLLAGSLHLRWMLHARRADIDRTLPSAVRYLRVLASAGSGERALFDAVAARERAYGETAVAFGTVRNKAALSGSLGQALRVVARDTPSRDALAPFLLKFREHAATGPDAVEQFLRLEARMLANRQARARTEAEGFLELLAELFVVLLVMPALVVVSVTVMSVLAPGLGAPVAIAGHVTTPRTLLVAGCGVFVLAIGAVAAALVGVIRPSGFGDHWTRSRGLGVLANAPRNPADALVVLAPLAPGLAVGFAALGVGVWDALVLAYAGVAVPVGAVAARRARADDAKDRELKDAVHAIAGHVSLGVPFADAVGRVVGDGSLDALRADTADLARRLDLPHPGADRRSMALSAYAERVGTPLADQAIGLVAGALTAGSEVETAFDALQAEVGRLYHEKKALRSELAVYVAVGWTTALLVVGIVVAINAYVLDSFAQLSTVSTATTGLSLAPDAVQPERDRHHFYLVTQATMLSCGWFAGMASRGRYAALLHSGLLAIAAFCAFRIGGFA, encoded by the coding sequence GTGAGCGGCGTCCTCGACCGCGCGCTCTACGCCCTCTTCGGCGGGCACGCCGACCGCCGGCGGCACGCGACTGACCGCCGGCGGTACCGCGGCACCACCGCCAGCGAGGGGTTCGACGTGTACCTCGCGCGGCTCTACGGCGCGTCCTGGCTCGCGTTCGCCCTCGTCGCCGCGCTCGCCGGCAGCCTCGCGTGGCTGACGCCGCTCGTCGCGACCGTCGCGAACGCCACCGGACTCCTCACGCCGTTGGTGACGGCAGCGCTCGTCGGCTCGCTCGCAGGGTTCCTCGCGAAGCGCGGCGTCCTGCTGGCGGGCAGCCTCCACTTGCGCTGGATGTTGCACGCGCGACGCGCTGACATCGACCGCACGCTCCCGAGCGCCGTGCGCTACCTGCGCGTGCTCGCGTCCGCCGGCTCCGGGGAGCGAGCGCTGTTCGACGCCGTCGCCGCCCGGGAGCGCGCGTACGGCGAGACCGCCGTCGCGTTCGGCACCGTCCGAAACAAGGCCGCGCTCTCCGGCAGTCTCGGGCAAGCGCTCCGCGTGGTGGCACGCGACACGCCGTCCCGGGACGCGCTCGCGCCCTTCCTCCTGAAGTTCCGCGAGCACGCCGCGACCGGGCCGGACGCCGTCGAGCAGTTCCTCCGCCTCGAAGCCCGAATGCTCGCGAACCGACAGGCGCGCGCTCGCACGGAGGCCGAGGGCTTCCTCGAACTGCTCGCGGAACTGTTCGTCGTACTGCTCGTGATGCCCGCGCTCGTCGTCGTCTCCGTGACCGTGATGAGCGTGCTCGCGCCCGGTCTCGGCGCGCCCGTCGCGATTGCGGGGCACGTGACGACGCCGCGGACGCTCCTCGTCGCCGGCTGCGGCGTGTTCGTGCTCGCCATCGGCGCGGTTGCGGCCGCGCTCGTCGGCGTGATCCGGCCGAGCGGGTTCGGCGACCACTGGACGCGCTCGCGCGGGCTCGGCGTGCTCGCGAACGCGCCGCGCAACCCCGCGGACGCCCTGGTCGTCCTCGCCCCGCTCGCGCCCGGCCTCGCGGTCGGGTTCGCCGCGCTCGGCGTCGGCGTCTGGGACGCGCTGGTGCTCGCGTACGCGGGTGTCGCCGTCCCCGTCGGGGCCGTAGCGGCGCGGCGGGCGCGGGCGGACGACGCGAAAGACCGCGAGTTGAAGGACGCCGTGCACGCCATCGCCGGCCACGTCAGCCTCGGCGTGCCGTTCGCGGACGCGGTCGGCCGCGTCGTCGGCGACGGGTCGCTGGACGCGCTGCGCGCCGACACCGCCGACCTGGCACGGCGCCTCGACCTCCCGCACCCGGGTGCCGATCGGCGGAGTATGGCGCTGTCCGCGTACGCGGAGCGCGTCGGCACGCCGCTCGCCGACCAGGCAATCGGGCTCGTCGCGGGCGCGCTCACCGCCGGCAGCGAGGTCGAAACCGCGTTCGACGCGCTCCAGGCAGAGGTCGGACGGCTCTACCACGAGAAGAAGGCTCTCCGCTCGGAGCTCGCGGTGTACGTCGCGGTCGGCTGGACGACCGCCCTCCTCGTGGTGGGGATCGTCGTCGCGATCAACGCGTACGTTCTCGACAGTTTCGCGCAGCTCTCGACGGTCTCGACCGCCACCACCGGTCTGTCGCTCGCGCCGGACGCCGTCCAGCCCGAACGCGACCGCCACCACTTCTACCTCGTGACGCAGGCGACGATGCTTTCTTGCGGCTGGTTCGCCGGAATGGCGAGCAGAGGTCGGTACGCCGCGCTCCTTCACTCCGGCCTGCTCGCGATCGCCGCGTTCTGCGCGTTCCGCATCGGAGGGTTCGCGTGA
- a CDS encoding type IV pilin, translated as MNRRAQSNVVGVAILLGLTVLALGAVTASVGNLVETNAAAADANRVASDLAATVQPVRTTGVRVGTLAFTDGRLDTVERSIRVLDRSGVVLERPANALVFEAGAYTTTLLGGAVTLGRDGGGRFVREPPITADEDVLVVGLPVLDGTVVAGGESKRVRLHTHVTHARHDLGTAAYRVAVETARPRPWKQFFAAANAAISVRDFDGDGVTSVVARFPGERAGYVVVHRVEVSRRG; from the coding sequence GTGAACCGCCGCGCGCAGTCGAACGTCGTCGGCGTCGCCATCCTCCTCGGCCTGACAGTACTCGCGCTCGGCGCGGTGACGGCGAGCGTCGGCAACCTCGTCGAGACGAACGCGGCCGCGGCGGACGCGAACCGGGTCGCGTCAGACCTCGCGGCGACCGTGCAGCCGGTTCGCACCACCGGCGTCCGCGTGGGAACGCTCGCGTTCACGGACGGCCGACTCGACACGGTCGAACGCTCGATACGCGTCCTCGACCGGTCGGGGGTAGTGCTGGAACGCCCGGCGAACGCGCTCGTGTTCGAAGCGGGCGCGTACACCACGACCCTCCTGGGCGGCGCGGTGACGCTCGGCCGCGACGGCGGCGGACGGTTCGTCCGCGAGCCGCCGATAACCGCGGACGAGGACGTGCTCGTCGTCGGCTTGCCCGTGCTCGACGGCACAGTGGTCGCTGGCGGCGAGAGCAAGCGCGTGCGCCTCCACACTCACGTCACGCACGCCCGACACGACCTTGGAACAGCCGCCTATCGTGTCGCAGTTGAGACAGCCCGCCCGAGGCCGTGGAAGCAGTTCTTCGCGGCCGCGAACGCCGCTATCTCCGTCCGGGATTTCGACGGCGATGGCGTGACGAGCGTGGTCGCGCGGTTTCCCGGCGAGCGCGCGGGGTACGTCGTCGTCCACCGCGTGGAGGTGTCCCGCCGTGGATGA